The Oceanibaculum nanhaiense genome includes a region encoding these proteins:
- a CDS encoding dihydrodipicolinate synthase family protein — protein MKTMPVTPDDLARSVLAVPPLARNADLSLNKAANQALVTHLEAGGVSTLMYGGNANFYNIGVGEYPAILDMLEEIAGPQSWIIPSIGPDFGRAIDQVKILRDRAFPTAMVLPLQFPSTPAGAEAGIRRIVETYAKPVIVYIKNEGFLEPENVARLFEAGMVAGVKYAIVRDDPRRDDYLSELVKLVDPRHIVSGIGERPAIDHLRHFGLACFTSGSVCVAPAGSMALRAALKAKDYEQAENIRTHFMGLEDLRDGLSPIRVLHEAVTLAGIGDMGPMLPMLSNIPEQHHAAIRKAAKDLMEYNARLLSRAA, from the coding sequence ATGAAGACCATGCCCGTCACGCCCGACGATCTCGCGCGCTCCGTGCTGGCCGTGCCGCCGCTGGCGCGCAATGCCGATCTCAGCCTGAACAAGGCGGCGAACCAGGCGCTGGTGACGCATCTGGAGGCCGGCGGCGTCTCCACGCTGATGTATGGTGGTAACGCGAATTTCTACAATATCGGCGTCGGCGAGTATCCGGCGATCCTCGACATGCTGGAGGAGATCGCCGGCCCGCAGAGCTGGATCATCCCCTCAATCGGGCCGGATTTCGGCCGCGCCATCGACCAGGTGAAAATCCTGCGCGACCGCGCCTTCCCGACCGCGATGGTGCTGCCGCTGCAGTTCCCCTCGACACCGGCGGGGGCGGAGGCGGGCATCCGCCGCATCGTCGAGACCTACGCGAAGCCGGTTATCGTTTACATCAAGAATGAAGGCTTCCTGGAGCCCGAGAATGTTGCCCGCCTGTTCGAGGCCGGCATGGTGGCAGGCGTCAAATACGCCATCGTGCGCGACGATCCGCGCCGCGACGACTATCTGTCCGAACTGGTGAAGCTGGTTGACCCGCGCCACATCGTCAGCGGCATCGGCGAGCGGCCGGCCATCGACCATCTGCGGCATTTCGGGCTGGCCTGCTTCACCTCCGGCTCGGTCTGCGTCGCACCCGCCGGCTCCATGGCGCTGCGTGCCGCACTGAAGGCGAAGGATTACGAGCAGGCCGAAAACATCCGCACGCATTTCATGGGGCTGGAGGATCTGCGCGACGGGCTGTCGCCGATCCGCGTGCTGCACGAGGCGGTGACGCTGGCCGGCATCGGCGACATGGGACCGATGCTTCCCATGCTCTCCAACATTCCCGAACAGCACCACGCGGCAATCCGCAAGGCCGCCAAGGATTTAATGGAGTACAATGCGCGCCTGCTTTCCAGGGCGGCCTGA
- a CDS encoding indolepyruvate ferredoxin oxidoreductase family protein, whose protein sequence is MTLAAVTLDDKYTLQQGRLYLTGTQALVRLPMIQRQRDVAAGLNTGCFISGYRGSPLGALDQQLWKAKKFLKNNHINFQPGVNEEMAATAIWGSQQLNLFPDALYDGVFSIWYGKGPGVDRTGDVFKHANNAGTSRHGGVLALLGDDHVCKSSTLPHQSEFACIDAMMPVLNPAGIQEILDYGLIGWAMSRYASVWVGMKCVADTMDSSASVEVDPDRVRIVLPEGVESPEGGLSIRWPDEPMAQEYRLHTHKMPAVLAFARANGLDRMLIDSAAPRLGIATTGKSYLDVRQALDALGIDEARASALGIRLYKIGMPWPLEPEGAAAFAAGLPEILVVEEKRGLIEPQLKDILYDVPADRRPRILGKQGEDGRTLFQAPGELSPNQIALAIGERLLKQADDADLRGRVMRLRQQEAGLSAPTHGFKRTPYFCSGCPHNTSTRVPEGSRAMAGIGCHYMSQWMDRSTETFTQMGGEGAPWIGQAPFTKTPHIFANLGDGTYNHSGSLAIRAAAAAGVNITYKILFNDAVAMTGGQPADSHFTVDQIARQVLAEGAKAVRIVTDDPDKYPLNIFPAEATISHRDELDAVQRDLREVPGLTVLIYDQTCAAEKRRRRKRKLMVDPPKRVFINEAVCEGCGDCGVQSNCVSVLPVETEYGRKRAIDQSACNKDYSCLKGFCPSFVTVVGGKVRKQAGPENKAGKAEQTGPRPVFGDLPEPILPALDQPYNIMIGGIGGTGVVTIGALLGMAAHLEGKGVSVLDMAGLAQKGGQVLSHVRIGATPGDLHAARISHGGADLMLGCDIVVSASAEGLATLNAARSHAVVNTQETMTGDFTRNPNLAFPAAKLRDAILQAVGGQKADFVDASKLATAALGDSIASNLFMLGFAWQRGLVPVTAEAIDKAIEMNGVAIAFNREAFLWGRRAAHDLPSVERVLAPAEATVAPERRIAATLEERVAKRAAYLTAYQDAAYAKRYTDMVARVRAVEQAQTPGQAALTEAVARYYHKLLAIKDEYEVARLYTDGSFQRQLAQQFEGDYKLEFHLAPPLFAERDPQTGHLKKRAYGPWMMAAFRTLAGLKRLRGTALDMFGRTGERRMERRLIAEYEALLAEILETLSPDNHHLAVALASLPDKVRGYGHVKEANVATAKVEEAELLAAFHKPQAPAQAAE, encoded by the coding sequence ATGACGCTCGCTGCGGTTACCCTCGACGACAAATACACGCTTCAGCAGGGCCGGCTGTACCTGACCGGGACACAGGCGCTGGTGCGCCTGCCGATGATCCAGCGCCAGCGCGATGTGGCAGCGGGGCTGAACACCGGCTGCTTCATCTCCGGCTATCGCGGCTCGCCGCTGGGCGCGCTCGACCAGCAGCTCTGGAAAGCCAAGAAGTTCCTGAAGAACAACCACATCAATTTCCAGCCCGGCGTGAATGAGGAGATGGCGGCCACCGCCATCTGGGGCAGCCAGCAGCTGAACCTGTTCCCCGACGCGCTCTATGACGGCGTGTTCTCCATCTGGTACGGCAAGGGGCCGGGGGTGGACCGCACCGGCGACGTGTTCAAGCATGCCAACAATGCCGGCACCTCGCGCCATGGCGGTGTGCTGGCGCTGCTCGGCGACGATCATGTCTGCAAATCCTCAACCCTGCCGCACCAGTCCGAATTTGCCTGCATCGATGCGATGATGCCGGTGCTGAACCCGGCCGGCATCCAGGAAATCCTGGATTACGGGCTGATTGGCTGGGCGATGTCGCGCTATGCCAGCGTGTGGGTCGGCATGAAGTGCGTGGCCGACACGATGGACAGTTCCGCCTCGGTCGAGGTCGATCCCGACCGGGTACGGATCGTGCTGCCCGAGGGCGTCGAGAGTCCGGAAGGCGGGCTCAGCATTCGCTGGCCGGACGAGCCGATGGCGCAGGAATACCGGCTGCACACCCACAAGATGCCGGCGGTGCTGGCCTTCGCGCGGGCCAACGGGCTGGACCGCATGCTTATCGACAGTGCCGCACCGCGTCTCGGCATCGCCACCACCGGCAAATCCTATCTCGATGTGCGCCAGGCGCTGGACGCGCTGGGCATCGACGAGGCGCGGGCGTCGGCACTCGGCATCCGGCTGTACAAGATCGGCATGCCCTGGCCGCTGGAGCCGGAAGGCGCCGCTGCCTTCGCCGCCGGCCTGCCGGAGATTCTGGTGGTCGAGGAAAAGCGTGGCCTGATCGAACCGCAGCTGAAGGACATTCTCTACGATGTGCCGGCCGACCGCCGGCCGCGCATCCTGGGCAAGCAGGGCGAGGATGGCCGCACCCTGTTCCAGGCGCCGGGCGAGCTGTCGCCGAACCAGATCGCGCTGGCCATCGGCGAGCGGCTGCTGAAACAGGCAGACGATGCCGATCTGCGCGGCCGGGTGATGCGGCTGCGCCAGCAGGAGGCGGGGCTGTCCGCGCCGACCCATGGCTTCAAGCGCACGCCCTATTTCTGCTCCGGCTGCCCGCACAACACCTCGACCCGCGTGCCCGAAGGCAGCCGCGCCATGGCCGGCATCGGCTGCCATTACATGTCGCAATGGATGGACCGCTCGACCGAGACCTTCACCCAGATGGGCGGCGAGGGCGCGCCCTGGATCGGCCAGGCGCCCTTCACGAAGACGCCGCACATCTTCGCCAATCTGGGCGACGGCACCTACAATCATTCCGGCTCTCTGGCGATCCGCGCTGCCGCCGCGGCCGGCGTGAACATCACCTACAAGATCCTGTTCAACGACGCGGTGGCGATGACCGGCGGCCAGCCCGCCGACAGCCATTTCACCGTCGATCAGATCGCCCGGCAGGTGCTGGCCGAGGGCGCGAAGGCGGTGCGTATCGTCACCGACGACCCCGACAAATACCCGCTGAATATCTTCCCGGCCGAGGCGACGATCTCGCATCGAGACGAGCTGGATGCGGTGCAGCGCGATCTGCGCGAGGTGCCGGGCCTCACCGTGCTGATCTACGACCAGACCTGTGCGGCGGAGAAGCGTCGCCGGCGCAAGCGCAAGCTGATGGTCGATCCGCCGAAGCGCGTCTTTATTAACGAGGCGGTGTGCGAAGGCTGCGGCGATTGCGGCGTGCAGTCGAACTGCGTCTCCGTGCTGCCGGTCGAGACCGAATATGGCCGCAAACGCGCCATCGACCAGTCGGCCTGCAACAAGGATTACTCCTGCCTGAAGGGGTTCTGCCCCAGCTTCGTCACCGTGGTCGGCGGCAAGGTGCGCAAGCAGGCGGGCCCAGAGAACAAGGCTGGTAAGGCTGAACAGACCGGCCCGCGTCCGGTGTTCGGCGACCTGCCGGAGCCGATCCTGCCGGCGCTGGATCAGCCCTACAACATCATGATCGGCGGCATCGGCGGTACCGGCGTCGTCACCATCGGCGCGCTGCTCGGCATGGCCGCACATCTGGAGGGCAAGGGCGTCAGCGTGCTCGACATGGCCGGCCTCGCCCAGAAGGGCGGGCAGGTGCTCAGCCATGTCCGCATCGGCGCCACGCCGGGCGATCTGCATGCCGCGCGCATCTCGCATGGCGGCGCCGACCTGATGCTGGGCTGCGACATCGTGGTGTCGGCCAGCGCCGAGGGGTTGGCGACGCTGAATGCCGCGCGCAGCCACGCGGTGGTGAACACGCAGGAGACCATGACCGGCGACTTCACCCGCAATCCGAACCTGGCCTTCCCGGCGGCGAAGCTGCGCGACGCCATCCTGCAGGCGGTCGGCGGGCAGAAGGCGGATTTCGTCGATGCCTCGAAGCTGGCCACCGCGGCGCTCGGTGATTCCATCGCCAGCAACCTGTTCATGCTGGGCTTCGCCTGGCAGCGCGGGCTGGTGCCGGTGACAGCAGAAGCCATCGACAAGGCGATCGAGATGAACGGCGTGGCCATCGCGTTCAACCGCGAGGCCTTCCTGTGGGGCCGCCGCGCCGCGCATGATCTGCCGTCGGTCGAGCGTGTGCTGGCCCCCGCCGAAGCAACCGTGGCGCCGGAACGCAGGATCGCGGCCACGCTGGAGGAGAGGGTGGCAAAGCGCGCCGCCTATCTGACGGCGTATCAGGATGCCGCCTATGCGAAGCGTTACACCGATATGGTGGCGCGTGTCCGTGCGGTGGAGCAGGCGCAGACGCCGGGGCAGGCCGCCCTCACCGAGGCCGTGGCGCGCTATTATCACAAGCTGCTGGCCATCAAGGACGAGTATGAGGTGGCCCGGCTCTATACCGATGGCAGTTTCCAGCGCCAGTTGGCGCAGCAGTTCGAGGGCGATTACAAGCTGGAATTCCATCTGGCGCCGCCGCTGTTCGCCGAGCGCGATCCGCAGACCGGTCACCTTAAGAAGCGCGCCTATGGGCCATGGATGATGGCGGCGTTCCGCACCCTGGCTGGGCTGAAGCGGCTGCGCGGCACCGCCCTCGATATGTTCGGGCGGACCGGGGAACGCCGCATGGAGCGCCGGCTGATCGCCGAGTATGAGGCGCTGCTGGCGGAGATTCTGGAGACTCTCTCGCCGGACAATCACCATCTGGCGGTGGCGCTGGCCAGCCTGCCGGACAAGGTGCGCGGCTACGGCCATGTGAAGGAGGCGAATGTCGCGACGGCGAAGGTCGAGGAGGCGGAACTGCTGGCCGCCTTCCACAAGCCGCAGGCGCCGGCCCAGGCGGCGGAGTAG
- a CDS encoding dihydroorotase has product MTDSLDLAVTGGTAVTPNGRERIDIGISAGRIVALGDLGKVKAAQIFDATGLTVLPGVIDTQVHFREPGNEHKEDLESGTRGAILGGVTAVFEMPNTKPSTTDEDALADKLNRARGRAWCDHAFFMGAAPENIGNLSSLERLPGCCGVKVFMGSSTGSLLVEDDATLEALLADGVRRVAVHAEDEMRLRERAYIAKEAGHPRAHPDWRDVETALNATKRVCALARKTGRRVHVLHITTAEEMEFLATQKDYVTVETTPQHLTLEAPDCYDRLGSFAQMNPPIRDARHRAGLWRGITAGVVDVLGSDHAPHTREEKAKPYPDSPSGMPGVQTMLPLMLNHVNAGNLTLERLVDLLCSGPQRLFGIAGKGRIALGYDGDLTLVDLQAKKTITHAMMANKSGWTPFDGMEVTGWPMATIIRGNIVMRDGEVQDKPLGKPVRFTETLNG; this is encoded by the coding sequence ATGACCGATTCTCTCGACCTCGCCGTCACCGGCGGCACAGCCGTCACGCCGAACGGGCGGGAACGGATCGACATTGGCATCAGCGCCGGGCGCATCGTGGCGCTGGGCGACCTCGGCAAGGTGAAGGCGGCGCAGATATTCGACGCCACCGGTCTGACCGTGCTGCCCGGCGTGATCGATACCCAGGTGCATTTCCGCGAGCCCGGCAACGAGCACAAGGAAGATCTGGAATCCGGTACGCGTGGCGCGATTCTGGGGGGTGTGACGGCGGTTTTCGAGATGCCGAACACCAAGCCGTCCACCACCGACGAGGACGCGCTGGCCGACAAGCTGAACCGGGCGCGCGGCCGTGCCTGGTGCGACCATGCCTTCTTCATGGGGGCGGCACCGGAGAATATCGGCAACCTGTCCAGCCTGGAGCGGCTGCCCGGCTGCTGCGGCGTGAAAGTGTTCATGGGCTCCTCCACCGGCTCTCTGCTGGTCGAGGATGACGCCACGCTGGAGGCGCTGCTGGCCGATGGCGTCCGCCGCGTCGCCGTGCATGCCGAGGACGAGATGCGGCTGCGCGAGCGCGCCTATATCGCGAAGGAGGCCGGCCATCCGCGGGCCCATCCCGACTGGCGCGATGTGGAGACGGCACTGAACGCGACCAAGCGGGTCTGCGCACTGGCGCGCAAGACCGGCCGGCGGGTGCATGTGCTGCACATCACCACGGCGGAGGAGATGGAATTCCTCGCCACCCAGAAGGATTACGTGACGGTCGAGACCACGCCGCAGCATCTGACGCTGGAGGCGCCTGACTGCTATGACCGGCTGGGCAGTTTCGCGCAGATGAACCCGCCGATCCGTGATGCGCGGCATCGCGCCGGGCTGTGGCGCGGCATCACGGCGGGCGTGGTCGATGTGCTGGGCTCCGACCATGCGCCGCACACGCGGGAGGAAAAGGCCAAGCCCTATCCCGACAGCCCGTCCGGCATGCCCGGTGTGCAGACCATGCTGCCGCTGATGCTGAACCATGTGAATGCCGGCAATCTTACCTTAGAACGGCTGGTCGATCTGCTCTGCTCCGGCCCGCAGCGGCTTTTCGGTATCGCCGGCAAGGGGCGCATCGCGCTCGGCTATGACGGCGATCTGACGCTGGTCGATCTGCAGGCGAAGAAGACCATCACCCACGCCATGATGGCCAACAAGTCGGGCTGGACACCGTTTGATGGCATGGAGGTCACCGGCTGGCCGATGGCCACCATCATCCGCGGCAATATCGTCATGCGCGACGGCGAGGTGCAGGACAAGCCCCTCGGCAAGCCGGTGCGCTTCACGGAGACGCTGAACGGCTGA
- a CDS encoding tetratricopeptide repeat protein, which translates to MKRLLAALLILFAAGAAPALATGANSRNDARLEPLFEQLKASKDPAVAQILEAQIWHIWTWTSNEDANMLMRLGLGAMERKDFEAALLHFDELVEIAPDFAEGWNKRATVYYRQGNFAASVADIERVLAIEPKHFGALSGLGMIYLELDEKRGALRAFEKARDIHPNLPNVDSVIRDLRRDVEGRGT; encoded by the coding sequence ATGAAGCGCCTGCTTGCCGCCCTGCTGATCCTGTTCGCCGCTGGTGCCGCACCGGCGCTGGCGACCGGCGCCAATTCGCGGAACGACGCCCGGCTGGAACCGCTGTTCGAGCAGCTGAAGGCCAGCAAGGATCCGGCGGTCGCGCAAATCCTCGAAGCGCAGATCTGGCATATCTGGACCTGGACCAGCAATGAGGACGCGAACATGCTGATGCGCCTCGGCCTCGGCGCCATGGAGCGCAAGGATTTCGAGGCGGCGCTGCTGCATTTCGACGAGCTGGTGGAGATTGCGCCGGATTTCGCCGAGGGCTGGAACAAGCGCGCCACCGTCTATTACCGGCAGGGCAATTTCGCCGCCTCGGTCGCCGATATCGAGCGCGTGCTGGCCATCGAGCCCAAGCATTTCGGCGCGTTGTCCGGCCTCGGCATGATCTATCTGGAGCTGGACGAGAAACGCGGCGCGCTGCGCGCTTTCGAGAAGGCGCGGGACATCCACCCCAACCTGCCGAATGTGGACAGCGTCATCCGCGATCTGCGCCGCGATGTCGAGGGGCGCGGGACGTGA
- a CDS encoding PAS domain-containing protein has translation MREQPPSLDTRSWDARVRALYDYWQARCRDGRPPRRSDIDPVDLPNLLRWLWLVDVARDAPGWPMRFRCRLMGTEHVRTMGHDPTGKWMDEAFPTFLTNPTYADYVQVAEKGVPSYRAGVPLYHLNKGHVRMERIMLPLLGTGKTIDMMLAITVYLRGIVAS, from the coding sequence TTGCGTGAACAACCGCCGTCTCTCGACACGCGAAGCTGGGATGCGCGTGTCCGGGCGCTATACGACTATTGGCAGGCACGATGCCGCGATGGCCGTCCGCCCCGTCGTTCCGATATCGACCCGGTCGATCTGCCGAACCTTTTGCGCTGGCTGTGGCTGGTGGATGTGGCGCGTGACGCGCCCGGCTGGCCGATGCGCTTCCGCTGCCGGCTGATGGGCACCGAGCATGTCCGCACCATGGGCCATGACCCGACGGGCAAATGGATGGACGAGGCCTTTCCGACCTTTCTGACCAATCCCACCTATGCGGATTATGTGCAGGTGGCCGAGAAAGGTGTCCCCAGTTACCGGGCTGGTGTACCTCTCTATCATCTGAACAAGGGCCATGTCCGGATGGAACGGATCATGCTGCCGCTGCTTGGAACCGGGAAAACCATCGACATGATGCTCGCCATTACGGTTTATTTGCGCGGCATCGTCGCCAGTTAG
- a CDS encoding histidine phosphatase family protein has product MRLVFSFLFALFVALPGAARAEMLEGDALWQALRDGGHVVLFRHAIAPGGGDPASFQLGDCSTQRNLDEAGRRQARAIGDAFRQREVPVARVLASRWCRSTETAELAFGTAEPFPAIDSFFQDRARGPGQTEAARVRIQTFEGPGNMMMVTHQVNITALTDIFPASGEGVVLRPLPDNPKGFAVVGRLRAWD; this is encoded by the coding sequence ATGCGCCTTGTATTCTCATTTCTGTTCGCCCTTTTTGTCGCCCTGCCGGGCGCTGCCCGTGCCGAGATGCTGGAAGGCGACGCGCTGTGGCAGGCGCTGCGCGACGGCGGCCATGTCGTGCTGTTCCGCCACGCCATTGCACCGGGCGGTGGCGATCCGGCGAGTTTCCAGCTGGGTGACTGCTCCACCCAGCGCAATCTGGACGAGGCGGGGCGCCGGCAGGCGCGCGCCATCGGTGACGCCTTCCGGCAGCGTGAGGTGCCCGTCGCCCGCGTGCTGGCCAGCCGCTGGTGTCGCTCGACGGAGACGGCGGAACTCGCCTTCGGCACTGCCGAACCCTTCCCGGCCATCGACAGCTTCTTCCAGGACCGGGCGCGTGGCCCCGGCCAGACCGAGGCGGCCCGCGTGCGCATCCAGACCTTCGAGGGACCGGGCAATATGATGATGGTCACGCATCAGGTGAACATCACCGCGCTGACGGACATTTTCCCGGCTTCCGGCGAGGGCGTGGTGCTGCGACCCCTGCCGGACAATCCGAAAGGCTTTGCCGTGGTCGGGCGGTTGCGCGCCTGGGACTGA
- a CDS encoding alpha/beta fold hydrolase, protein MANTAWNLTKRFDFRGQEVAYDIIGDGPPLVMVHGTPFSSYVWRNIARELARDYTVHLYDLLGYGQSEKRAGQDVSLGVQNGLLAALLKHWGLTAPFMLAHDFGGATALRAHLIDRCDYRKLLLVDPVALRPWGSPFVQHVRHHEAAFAGVPDYLQRAILRAYIRGAVHREMTDAELEPYLAPWLGETGQPAFYRQIAQMDMRHTDEVEPHYGSVRCPVMLLWGQEDEWIPVERGRQLAQLLPNCAYREIAGAGHLMQEDAPEAIVAAALSFFR, encoded by the coding sequence ATGGCAAACACCGCTTGGAATCTGACAAAGCGCTTCGATTTCCGGGGACAGGAAGTCGCCTACGATATCATCGGCGACGGCCCGCCACTGGTGATGGTCCACGGCACGCCCTTCTCCTCCTATGTCTGGCGCAACATCGCGCGGGAGCTGGCCCGTGACTACACAGTGCATCTCTACGACCTTCTGGGCTATGGCCAGTCGGAGAAGCGCGCGGGGCAGGATGTGTCGCTCGGGGTCCAGAACGGTCTGCTGGCGGCCCTGCTGAAGCATTGGGGTCTGACCGCGCCCTTCATGCTGGCGCATGATTTCGGCGGCGCCACGGCGCTGCGCGCGCATCTGATCGACAGGTGCGACTATCGCAAGCTGTTGCTGGTCGATCCGGTGGCACTGCGCCCCTGGGGCTCGCCCTTCGTGCAGCATGTACGCCATCACGAGGCCGCCTTCGCCGGCGTGCCCGACTATCTGCAGCGCGCCATATTGCGGGCCTATATCCGGGGCGCTGTTCACCGCGAGATGACCGACGCCGAACTGGAACCCTATCTGGCGCCCTGGCTTGGCGAGACCGGCCAGCCGGCCTTCTATCGCCAGATCGCGCAGATGGACATGCGCCATACAGACGAGGTGGAACCGCATTATGGCTCGGTGCGTTGCCCGGTGATGCTGCTCTGGGGCCAGGAGGATGAGTGGATACCGGTAGAGCGCGGCCGGCAGCTGGCGCAGCTGCTGCCAAACTGCGCTTACCGGGAAATCGCCGGGGCCGGGCATCTGATGCAGGAGGATGCGCCGGAGGCCATCGTCGCGGCGGCGCTGTCCTTCTTCAGATAG